One part of the Pannonibacter sp. XCT-53 genome encodes these proteins:
- a CDS encoding Zn-dependent hydrolase, producing the protein MAALGQNLRINPDRLWDSLMDMAKIGPGIAGGNNRQTLTDADAEGRRLFQSWCEDAGLTMGVDRMGTMFLTRPGTDPDALPVYVGSHLDTQPTGGKYDGVLGVLAGLEVVRTLNDLGIRTKHPIVVTNWANEEGARFAPAMLASGVFAGVHSLDYAYGRKDPDGKTYGEELKRIGWVGEEEVGARKMHAYFELHIEQGPILEAETKQIGVVTHCQGLWWLEFTLTGREAHTGSTPMNLRVNAGLAMARIMEMVQTVAMENQPGAVGGVGQVNFSPNSRNVLPGKVVFTVDIRTPDLAKLNAMRARIEKEAAEICEALGVGCAVEAVGHFDPVTFDPKLVASVRAAAERLGYSHMNLISGAGHDACWAAKVAPATMIMCPCVGGLSHNEAEEISKDWAGAGCDVLLHAVLETAEVVG; encoded by the coding sequence ATGGCAGCACTCGGACAGAACCTCAGGATCAACCCGGACCGGCTCTGGGACAGCCTGATGGACATGGCAAAGATCGGACCGGGGATCGCGGGCGGCAACAACCGCCAGACCCTGACTGATGCGGATGCCGAAGGCCGCAGGCTGTTCCAGTCCTGGTGCGAGGACGCCGGCCTGACGATGGGCGTCGACAGGATGGGGACGATGTTCCTGACCCGCCCGGGCACCGATCCGGACGCCCTGCCCGTCTATGTCGGCTCCCATCTCGACACCCAGCCGACCGGCGGCAAGTACGACGGCGTTCTCGGTGTTCTGGCCGGCCTTGAGGTGGTGCGCACGCTGAACGACCTCGGCATCAGGACGAAGCACCCGATCGTCGTTACCAACTGGGCCAACGAGGAAGGCGCGCGCTTTGCCCCCGCCATGCTCGCGTCCGGCGTCTTCGCCGGCGTGCACAGCCTGGACTACGCCTATGGCCGCAAGGACCCGGACGGCAAGACCTACGGCGAGGAGCTGAAGCGCATCGGCTGGGTCGGCGAGGAAGAGGTGGGCGCGCGCAAGATGCACGCCTATTTCGAGCTGCACATCGAGCAGGGCCCGATCCTGGAGGCCGAGACCAAGCAGATCGGCGTCGTCACCCATTGCCAGGGCCTGTGGTGGCTGGAGTTCACGCTGACGGGCCGCGAGGCGCACACCGGCTCCACACCGATGAACCTGCGCGTAAATGCCGGACTGGCCATGGCGCGGATCATGGAAATGGTCCAGACCGTGGCGATGGAGAACCAGCCCGGCGCGGTCGGCGGCGTCGGCCAGGTGAACTTCTCGCCCAACTCGCGCAACGTGCTGCCGGGCAAGGTCGTCTTCACGGTCGACATCCGCACGCCGGATCTCGCCAAGCTCAACGCCATGCGCGCCCGCATCGAAAAAGAAGCCGCCGAAATCTGCGAGGCACTTGGCGTCGGCTGTGCGGTGGAGGCCGTCGGTCATTTCGATCCGGTGACCTTCGATCCGAAGCTCGTCGCCAGCGTGCGCGCGGCCGCCGAGCGGCTCGGCTACAGCCACATGAACCTGATTTCCGGCGCGGGCCACGACGCCTGCTGGGCGGCCAAGGTCGCCCCCGCCACCATGATCATGTGCCCTTGCGTCGGCGGCCTGTCACACAACGAGGCGGAAGAGATCTCGAAGGACTGGGCCGGCGCCGGCTGCGACGTGCTTCTGCATGCGGTGCTGGAGACGGCGGAAGTGGTTGGGTGA
- a CDS encoding CoA-acylating methylmalonate-semialdehyde dehydrogenase, which translates to MKKINNAIGGREVVSNSGRVAPVFNPATGEQVAELGLSSAAEVADAIAVAKAAFPAWRDTPPLKRARFMFRFKELLTENTDAIARAISAEHGKTHDDALGEVARGIEVVEFACGIPHLLKGEFARNVGPAIDSYCDRQPLGVVAGITPFNFPAMVPLWMYPISVACGNTFILKPSERDPSAVMFVYDLFRQAGFPEGVLNVVHGDKEAVDVLLKHPDVKAISFVGSTPIAEYVYSTGTAHGKRVQALGGAKNHMIIMPDADMDQAADALMGAGYGSAGERCMAISVAVPIGEKTADALVEKLIPRVEALKIGPATDKSADMGPVITEAHKRKVLRYIDQGVKEGAKLLVDGRGFSLQGYENGYFVGGTLFDRVTKDMTIYKEEIFGPVLSVVRAKGYEEALTLINEHEYGNGTAIFTRDGDAARAFADRIEVGMVGINVPIPVPVAYFSFGGWKRSLFGDHSIYGPEGVRFNTRMKTVTTRWPAGIKDGAVFTFPSLD; encoded by the coding sequence ATGAAGAAGATCAACAACGCCATCGGCGGTCGCGAAGTCGTGTCGAATTCCGGGCGCGTCGCGCCGGTGTTCAACCCGGCGACGGGCGAACAGGTGGCCGAGCTGGGGCTGTCGTCGGCGGCCGAAGTGGCGGATGCCATTGCGGTGGCCAAGGCCGCCTTCCCGGCCTGGCGCGACACGCCGCCGCTGAAGCGCGCCCGCTTCATGTTCCGCTTCAAGGAACTGCTCACCGAAAACACCGATGCCATTGCCCGCGCGATTTCCGCCGAACATGGCAAGACCCACGACGACGCGCTCGGTGAAGTGGCGCGCGGCATCGAGGTGGTGGAGTTCGCCTGCGGCATCCCGCATCTTCTGAAGGGCGAGTTTGCCCGCAACGTCGGCCCGGCCATCGACAGCTATTGTGACCGCCAGCCGCTCGGTGTCGTGGCCGGCATCACGCCGTTCAACTTCCCCGCCATGGTGCCGCTGTGGATGTACCCGATCTCGGTCGCCTGCGGGAACACGTTCATCCTGAAGCCGTCGGAGCGCGATCCCTCTGCAGTCATGTTCGTCTACGACCTGTTCCGGCAGGCGGGCTTCCCCGAGGGCGTGCTCAATGTCGTGCATGGCGACAAGGAAGCGGTCGACGTGCTCCTCAAGCACCCGGACGTGAAGGCGATCTCCTTCGTTGGCTCCACGCCGATTGCCGAATACGTCTATTCGACCGGCACCGCCCATGGAAAGCGCGTGCAGGCGCTTGGCGGGGCCAAGAACCACATGATCATCATGCCGGATGCGGACATGGACCAGGCGGCCGACGCGCTGATGGGCGCGGGCTATGGCTCGGCCGGCGAGCGCTGCATGGCCATCTCCGTCGCGGTTCCGATCGGCGAGAAGACGGCGGACGCGCTGGTTGAAAAGCTCATCCCCCGCGTCGAGGCGCTGAAGATCGGTCCGGCCACGGACAAGTCGGCCGACATGGGCCCGGTGATCACCGAGGCGCACAAGCGCAAGGTGCTGCGCTACATCGACCAGGGCGTCAAGGAAGGCGCCAAGCTGCTGGTCGATGGCCGCGGCTTCAGCCTGCAGGGCTACGAGAACGGCTATTTTGTCGGCGGCACCCTGTTCGACCGCGTGACAAAGGACATGACGATCTACAAGGAAGAGATCTTCGGTCCGGTGCTCTCGGTCGTCCGGGCCAAGGGCTACGAGGAAGCCCTGACGCTGATCAACGAGCATGAATACGGCAACGGCACCGCGATCTTCACCCGTGACGGCGACGCGGCCCGGGCCTTTGCCGACCGGATCGAGGTAGGCATGGTCGGCATCAACGTGCCGATCCCGGTTCCGGTGGCCTATTTCTCCTTCGGCGGCTGGAAGCGGTCGCTGTTCGGCGATCACTCGATCTACGGGCCGGAAGGCGTGCGCTTCAACACGCGCATGAAGACGGTCACCACCCGCTGGCCGGCCGGCATCAAGGACGGCGCGGTCTTCACCTTCCCCAGCCTCGACTGA
- a CDS encoding aspartate aminotransferase family protein: protein MSDTAATAAIPNNLEAFWMPFTANRQFKKAPRMFVGAKDMHYTTADGRQVLDGTAGLWCCNAGHGRPRIVEAVQKQVAEMDYAPAFQMGHPRAFELAARLAALLPSPLDHVFFTGSGSESVDTALKIAIAYQRAIGQGSRTRLIGRERGYHGVGFGGISVGGIVNNRKHFGTMLGGVDHIRHTHDPARNAFTRGQPDNGAEFAEDLIKVIQLHDASTIAAVIVEPVAGSTGVLIPPKGYLKRLREICDQHGILLIFDEVITGFGRLGTGFATEYFDVVPDLITTAKGITSGVIPMGAVFCSSKIYDAFMTGPEHMIELFHGYTYSAHPVACAAALGTLDTYEEEGLLTRASELASYWEDAVHSLKDCPKVIDVRNLGLIGAIELEPIAGEPTKRAFSAFLKAYEDGLLIRTTGDIIALSPPLIISKAQIDELFGKLRTVLQSNI, encoded by the coding sequence ATGTCTGATACGGCTGCAACTGCTGCCATTCCGAACAATCTCGAAGCTTTCTGGATGCCGTTCACTGCCAACCGGCAGTTCAAGAAGGCCCCGCGCATGTTCGTGGGCGCCAAGGACATGCATTACACCACCGCCGACGGCCGCCAGGTGCTGGACGGAACGGCCGGCCTGTGGTGCTGCAACGCCGGCCATGGCCGCCCGCGCATCGTCGAGGCGGTGCAGAAGCAGGTGGCCGAGATGGATTATGCGCCGGCCTTCCAGATGGGCCATCCGCGCGCCTTCGAGCTGGCCGCCCGCCTGGCGGCCCTGCTGCCCTCCCCGCTTGACCATGTGTTCTTCACCGGCTCCGGATCGGAAAGCGTCGACACGGCGCTGAAGATCGCGATCGCCTACCAGCGCGCCATCGGCCAGGGCTCGCGCACGCGCCTCATCGGCCGCGAGCGCGGCTACCACGGCGTCGGCTTCGGCGGCATCTCGGTGGGCGGCATCGTCAACAACCGCAAGCATTTCGGCACCATGCTGGGCGGCGTCGACCATATCCGCCACACCCATGACCCGGCCCGCAACGCCTTCACCCGCGGCCAGCCGGACAATGGCGCCGAATTCGCCGAGGACCTGATCAAGGTCATCCAGCTGCATGACGCCTCGACCATTGCCGCCGTCATCGTCGAACCGGTGGCCGGCTCGACCGGCGTGCTGATCCCGCCGAAGGGCTATCTGAAGCGCCTGCGCGAGATCTGCGACCAGCACGGCATCCTCCTGATCTTCGACGAGGTCATCACCGGCTTCGGGCGCCTCGGCACCGGCTTTGCGACCGAGTATTTCGACGTGGTGCCGGATCTCATCACCACGGCCAAGGGCATCACCTCCGGCGTGATCCCGATGGGCGCGGTGTTCTGCAGCAGCAAGATCTACGATGCCTTCATGACCGGCCCGGAACACATGATCGAGCTGTTCCACGGCTACACCTATTCGGCCCATCCGGTGGCCTGCGCCGCCGCCCTCGGCACGCTCGACACCTACGAGGAAGAAGGCCTGCTCACCCGGGCTTCGGAGCTTGCCTCCTACTGGGAAGATGCGGTGCATTCGCTCAAGGACTGCCCGAAGGTCATCGACGTGCGCAATCTTGGCCTGATCGGCGCCATCGAGCTGGAGCCGATTGCCGGCGAGCCGACCAAGCGGGCGTTCTCGGCCTTCCTCAAGGCCTATGAGGACGGCCTCCTGATCCGCACCACCGGCGACATCATTGCCCTGTCGCCGCCGCTGATCATTTCCAAGGCGCAGATCGACGAGCTGTTCGGCAAGCTGCGCACCGTGCTTCAGAGCAACATCTGA
- a CDS encoding TetR/AcrR family transcriptional regulator codes for MSSRSAARAETERQILSAAEAVFAEHGYRGATTGMIAERAGIPKANLHYYFATKEALYRQVVENIFMIWLDAANSFDDCEDPAEALTHYITTKMDISRQHPMGSKVWANEILHRAPVIQDYLETTLRDWTATRIAIIERWVREGRMDPVDPRTLLYMIWSTTQHYADFIHQIETLNDGQPLSDAQFAVARDNVVRIILAGVGIRPKVTAGAEA; via the coding sequence GTGTCCAGCAGGAGTGCGGCCCGCGCCGAGACCGAACGGCAGATCCTGTCGGCGGCCGAGGCGGTCTTTGCCGAGCATGGCTATCGCGGGGCCACCACCGGCATGATTGCCGAGCGGGCAGGGATCCCCAAGGCCAACCTGCATTACTATTTCGCCACCAAGGAGGCGCTGTACCGCCAGGTGGTGGAGAACATCTTCATGATCTGGCTCGATGCCGCGAACTCCTTCGACGACTGCGAGGACCCGGCCGAGGCGCTGACCCACTACATCACCACCAAGATGGACATTTCCCGCCAGCATCCCATGGGCTCCAAGGTCTGGGCCAACGAGATCCTGCACCGGGCGCCGGTCATCCAGGACTATCTCGAGACCACGCTCAGGGACTGGACGGCCACCCGCATCGCCATCATCGAACGCTGGGTGAGGGAAGGGCGCATGGATCCGGTCGATCCGCGCACGCTGCTCTACATGATCTGGTCGACCACGCAGCACTATGCCGACTTCATCCACCAGATCGAGACCCTGAACGACGGACAGCCCCTGAGCGACGCGCAGTTCGCCGTGGCCCGCGACAACGTGGTGCGGATCATCCTGGCCGGTGTCGGCATCAGGCCGAAGGTCACAGCCGGAGCCGAGGCATGA
- a CDS encoding TetR family transcriptional regulator C-terminal domain-containing protein, with product MSRARSTPGTSPIKRAAGLRSVASGRPASGETDGKPTRIQERNRARILEAGLSEFSRFGFGGATIEKIAAGAGMSKSNLLYYYPTKTAIYEAVLEHILDTWLAPLRMLDVTGDPATELADYIRQKLKISAEWPEASRLFASEILQGAPQVKPVLQGSLRQLVSEKAAVIRTWTETGRLKPHVDPVHLIFLIWAATQHYADFETQILALTGQTLKDETFRGQAEAALVATILGGVLA from the coding sequence ATGAGCCGCGCCCGCAGCACCCCCGGCACCTCGCCGATCAAGCGCGCGGCCGGCCTGCGCAGCGTTGCAAGCGGCCGCCCGGCATCCGGCGAGACCGACGGCAAGCCGACCCGGATCCAGGAACGCAACCGCGCCCGCATCCTCGAGGCGGGCCTGTCCGAGTTTTCCCGGTTCGGCTTCGGCGGTGCGACAATCGAGAAGATCGCCGCCGGGGCAGGGATGTCGAAATCGAACCTGCTCTACTACTACCCGACCAAGACGGCGATCTACGAGGCCGTGCTGGAGCATATCCTCGACACCTGGCTGGCCCCCTTACGCATGCTGGACGTCACCGGCGACCCGGCGACCGAGCTTGCCGATTACATCCGGCAGAAGCTGAAGATCTCGGCCGAATGGCCTGAAGCCTCTCGGCTTTTTGCCTCCGAGATCCTGCAGGGGGCACCGCAGGTCAAGCCCGTGCTGCAGGGCTCCTTGCGCCAGCTGGTGAGCGAGAAGGCGGCCGTCATCCGCACCTGGACGGAAACCGGCCGGCTCAAGCCGCATGTGGATCCGGTGCATCTGATCTTTCTCATCTGGGCCGCGACCCAGCATTACGCCGACTTCGAGACCCAGATCCTCGCGCTCACGGGCCAGACGCTGAAGGACGAGACCTTCCGGGGGCAGGCGGAAGCCGCGCTGGTGGCCACCATTCTGGGAGGCGTGCTGGCATGA
- the arfB gene encoding alternative ribosome rescue aminoacyl-tRNA hydrolase ArfB, whose amino-acid sequence MSDREPPGPPVPPVPPGPAAPRPLESAPESRRITIKGRLHIDERDLTEDFVRASGPGGQNVNKVSTAVQLRFQLDNNRTLPHDVKQRAGELAGSRLTQAGEILIQADRFRTREQNREDALARLIELLVKAAHRDKPRKATRPTLASKKRRVDTKKQRGSIKKLRSGRPDSD is encoded by the coding sequence ATGAGCGACAGGGAGCCCCCAGGTCCGCCTGTGCCGCCTGTGCCGCCCGGTCCAGCGGCGCCAAGGCCGCTCGAGAGCGCGCCGGAAAGCCGCCGCATCACGATCAAGGGACGACTGCATATCGACGAGCGCGACCTGACCGAAGACTTCGTCCGCGCCTCCGGTCCGGGCGGCCAGAACGTCAACAAGGTCTCGACGGCGGTTCAGTTGCGTTTTCAACTTGACAACAACCGTACGTTGCCGCATGATGTCAAACAACGGGCAGGGGAACTGGCCGGCAGCCGTCTGACGCAGGCCGGGGAAATCCTCATTCAGGCCGACCGATTCCGTACGCGTGAACAAAACCGCGAGGATGCGCTGGCCCGGCTGATCGAGCTTCTCGTCAAGGCCGCGCACCGCGACAAGCCGCGCAAGGCAACCCGGCCGACGCTCGCCTCGAAGAAGCGCCGGGTCGACACCAAGAAACAACGCGGCAGCATCAAGAAGCTCCGAAGCGGCCGCCCGGACAGCGACTGA
- a CDS encoding RecX family transcriptional regulator: MSDPANLVRKKPRVPTEERLTRITLAYLERYATSLANLRRVLTRRVEKAARAHERDVAEFLPLVEIVLKKAARLGLVNDEVYAETKAASLRRKGASSRQITAKLSARGVSRSVIEETLARDDTDAAAAARRYAQRRRLGPWRKGWHEENDADRRDRDRKDLAALCRAGHGLDAARKALHGAEDDLG, encoded by the coding sequence ATGTCCGACCCTGCAAACCTCGTGCGCAAGAAGCCGCGCGTGCCGACCGAAGAGCGGCTGACGCGGATCACGCTGGCCTATCTGGAGCGCTACGCCACGTCACTCGCCAACCTGCGCCGGGTGCTGACACGGCGCGTCGAGAAGGCAGCGCGGGCGCATGAGCGCGACGTGGCCGAGTTTCTTCCGCTCGTCGAGATCGTGCTGAAGAAAGCGGCCCGCTTGGGCCTCGTCAATGACGAGGTCTATGCCGAGACAAAGGCGGCCAGCCTGCGCCGCAAGGGCGCGTCCAGCCGCCAGATCACCGCGAAACTCAGCGCCCGCGGGGTCAGCCGCAGCGTCATCGAGGAAACGCTCGCGCGCGACGACACCGATGCGGCCGCAGCCGCCCGCCGCTACGCACAGCGCCGCCGCCTTGGTCCGTGGCGCAAGGGCTGGCACGAAGAAAACGATGCAGACCGCCGCGACCGCGACCGCAAGGACCTTGCGGCGCTGTGCCGTGCCGGCCATGGACTGGATGCTGCGCGCAAGGCTCTGCACGGTGCCGAGGACGACTTGGGGTAA